A portion of the uncultured Draconibacterium sp. genome contains these proteins:
- a CDS encoding NapC/NirT family cytochrome c translates to MKLPSSIRNWISITGAVIAVFNLASILALFLLNLAFGFGGQYIGLIIFIILPAFLIVGLLMIPIGMRIYRKKARLAEKEGKSLNWPILDFNNLATRNASTIFIIGTIFLLIISSVGSYEAFHYTESVEFCGKLCHEVMEPEYVTYHGSSHERVACVECHVGSGASWYVKSKLSGLYQVYSVLANKYPQPIPTPIANLRPARETCEECHWPEKFYDNKMRVKHSFLTDEENTERIIHLQVKTSTQVTPQGVIKGIHQHISPEVKIEYKALDEKRQIIPWVKYTNTKTGEEYIYTDEMSMVSEAQLDSLETRVMDCLDCHNRPSHNYNAPQNFIDQSMAEGKISTELPAIKLAAMMALYQDYPTKDTAMIAIKNQVIDWFESGYPDVYETKKAEIDQAIATIQDDYSNNIFPYMKASWKEYPNNIGHMESDGCYRCHNDRHATTENKTISKDCSLCHNIIAQGTQDSMQYSTAFEALEFQHPVDIAEAWKTEMCSMCHTALY, encoded by the coding sequence ATGAAATTACCGTCTTCCATAAGAAATTGGATCTCGATTACCGGAGCAGTCATAGCGGTTTTCAATTTGGCCAGTATCCTTGCATTATTTTTATTGAATCTTGCTTTCGGATTTGGTGGTCAGTATATTGGTTTAATCATTTTTATCATCCTTCCGGCATTTTTGATTGTTGGCTTGCTTATGATCCCTATCGGAATGCGGATTTACCGAAAAAAAGCACGATTGGCTGAGAAAGAAGGCAAAAGTTTAAACTGGCCAATTCTTGATTTCAATAACCTGGCTACCCGTAACGCCAGTACAATTTTCATCATTGGAACAATATTTTTACTCATTATTTCTTCGGTGGGAAGTTACGAAGCCTTTCATTATACTGAATCGGTAGAATTCTGCGGAAAATTATGTCACGAAGTAATGGAGCCGGAATATGTAACTTATCACGGTTCGTCTCACGAGCGTGTTGCGTGTGTGGAATGCCACGTTGGTTCGGGAGCAAGCTGGTATGTAAAAAGTAAACTTTCGGGTTTATACCAGGTATATTCGGTTTTGGCCAATAAATATCCACAACCGATCCCTACCCCAATAGCAAACCTGCGTCCGGCTCGCGAAACTTGTGAAGAGTGTCACTGGCCCGAAAAATTCTACGATAATAAAATGAGGGTGAAACATTCATTCTTAACCGACGAGGAAAATACCGAACGTATCATTCATTTGCAGGTAAAAACAAGTACACAAGTAACTCCTCAGGGTGTAATCAAAGGTATTCACCAACACATTAGCCCCGAGGTTAAAATTGAATACAAAGCACTCGACGAGAAACGTCAGATCATTCCGTGGGTAAAATATACCAATACAAAAACCGGCGAAGAATACATTTATACCGACGAGATGAGTATGGTTTCAGAAGCTCAACTCGATTCGTTGGAAACACGCGTAATGGATTGTTTAGATTGCCACAACCGGCCATCGCACAATTACAATGCTCCGCAAAACTTTATCGATCAATCAATGGCAGAGGGTAAAATTTCAACCGAACTACCAGCCATAAAACTGGCAGCTATGATGGCACTTTACCAGGATTATCCGACGAAAGACACAGCAATGATCGCGATAAAAAACCAGGTTATCGATTGGTTTGAAAGTGGTTATCCGGATGTTTACGAAACTAAAAAAGCAGAAATAGATCAGGCAATAGCCACCATTCAGGACGATTATTCAAACAACATTTTCCCATATATGAAAGCCAGCTGGAAAGAATATCCAAATAACATTGGCCATATGGAATCGGACGGATGCTATCGTTGCCATAACGACCGCCATGCAACAACCGAAAACAAAACGATTTCAAAAGATTGTTCGCTGTGTCACAATATTATAGCGCAGGGGACTCAGGATAGCATGCAATATTCTACCGCGTTCGAAGCCTTAGAGTTTCAACATCCGGTTGATATTGCAGAAGCATGGAAAACAGAAATGTGCTCAATGTGTCATACAGCATTGTACTAA
- a CDS encoding Crp/Fnr family transcriptional regulator has protein sequence MAHNSTENCNNRSKLHGGGCKSCIEQQKNNIFSPLSKDEIDLLVDKKRQIVYNVGETITKQNTASTSVICINEGLAKFYVESANGKNVIVRIAKAGDFISGGGLFNGNFQHFSVSAITKVKCCMIDSANLTSIFGKNNEFAVKLLRNHTKQNNYLLKKLVDHTQKYMPGRVADTLLYLKNEIFNSDSFSVPLTRQELAEMSNMTKESFVRILHQFKDSKYIDTKGNTISILDESSLVSISENG, from the coding sequence ATGGCGCATAACAGTACCGAAAATTGTAACAACAGGAGTAAGCTTCATGGAGGAGGTTGCAAATCGTGTATCGAACAACAAAAAAACAACATTTTTTCACCACTAAGCAAAGACGAAATTGACCTTCTGGTTGATAAAAAACGACAAATTGTATATAATGTTGGCGAAACAATTACCAAACAAAATACGGCATCAACTTCTGTAATTTGTATTAACGAAGGACTGGCTAAGTTTTATGTTGAAAGTGCCAACGGTAAGAATGTTATTGTACGCATTGCCAAAGCCGGCGACTTTATTAGTGGTGGCGGGTTGTTTAATGGTAATTTTCAGCATTTTAGTGTATCGGCAATTACCAAGGTAAAGTGTTGTATGATTGATTCGGCCAATCTTACAAGCATTTTTGGTAAAAACAACGAATTTGCTGTTAAATTACTTCGCAACCATACCAAACAAAACAACTATTTGCTAAAAAAACTGGTCGACCACACTCAGAAATATATGCCCGGCAGAGTGGCCGACACATTACTGTATTTGAAGAACGAAATTTTCAACTCCGACAGCTTCTCGGTACCTCTTACGAGGCAGGAATTGGCCGAAATGTCAAACATGACAAAAGAAAGCTTTGTAAGGATACTTCACCAATTTAAAGACTCAAAGTACATCGATACCAAGGGTAATACAATCAGTATATTAGACGAAAGTTCATTAGTTTCGATTAGCGAAAACGGATAA
- a CDS encoding cytochrome b/b6 domain-containing protein yields the protein MIKKRKEPKPVGKQMYIRRFQKKNRITHIFVIVSFILLALTGMILKFAYMDWAQYLAEAIGGAHIAGFIHRTAALITFGYFIFHVVALLKVKFKKGIKVSKFIFSSNSLMFNRKDIRDFWASIKWFIGVGPRPDYGRWTYWEKFDYFAVFWGVLVIGSTGLMLWFPEIFTKFLPGWLINVAQIIHSDEALLAVGFIFTIHFFNTHLRPESFPMDTVIFTGYVLEEEYKKDRPHEYEQLVKSGKINDVRVEKEFTKEQMRTIKIFGFTALFAGVVMILLIIYSLIFH from the coding sequence ATGATAAAAAAACGCAAAGAGCCAAAACCGGTGGGCAAGCAAATGTACATCAGGCGTTTCCAGAAGAAAAACAGAATCACCCACATTTTTGTAATTGTTAGTTTCATCCTGCTCGCACTAACCGGAATGATATTGAAATTTGCTTACATGGACTGGGCGCAATACCTGGCTGAAGCCATTGGTGGTGCACACATTGCAGGCTTTATTCATAGAACAGCCGCGCTAATTACCTTCGGATATTTTATATTCCATGTGGTAGCACTGCTAAAAGTGAAATTCAAAAAAGGAATTAAAGTCAGCAAATTTATATTCAGCAGTAACTCGCTGATGTTTAACCGTAAAGATATTCGCGATTTTTGGGCATCAATAAAGTGGTTTATAGGAGTCGGTCCGCGGCCTGATTACGGACGATGGACTTACTGGGAAAAATTCGACTATTTCGCCGTATTCTGGGGAGTGTTAGTAATCGGTTCTACCGGATTGATGTTGTGGTTCCCCGAAATCTTCACCAAATTTCTGCCCGGTTGGCTGATTAACGTTGCGCAGATTATTCACAGTGACGAAGCATTACTTGCCGTGGGATTTATTTTTACCATTCACTTTTTTAATACTCATTTGCGTCCTGAATCGTTCCCGATGGATACTGTAATTTTCACCGGTTATGTATTGGAAGAAGAATACAAAAAAGACCGTCCGCACGAATATGAGCAATTGGTAAAATCAGGAAAAATTAATGACGTTCGTGTTGAAAAAGAGTTTACAAAAGAGCAGATGAGAACGATCAAAATTTTTGGATTCACCGCACTTTTCGCCGGCGTAGTGATGATATTACTGATAATTTACTCTTTAATTTTCCACTAA
- a CDS encoding cytochrome c3 family protein, with product MKNLFNKVVENVLSQCTSGDLPGVVRTFLLISFLVISGSVAFAQSNDDCAMCHDDPELFTIVNGREVSRYIPAGILENSVHSYLECISCHTDADVEEFPHADKLQPVNCGDCHDEAMTKYMDGVHGISYEEGDKNSPDCAECHGTHQILSSADPQSRTYKMNIPVLCGTCHREGAPVARAYNIGEHNIVENYTQGIHGRGLFNSGLVVTATCNNCHGNHLILPHTNMNSSISEKNIAATCMQCHARIEDVHIKIIDKELWEKSPGAIPACTDCHPPHKVELKNIIENISDKTCLKCHEQPDIHKVVDDEQVSLYVDVNEFINSAHNNITCVKCHSDVTANIARPCETSDKVDCSSCHAEESDIYFQSGHGKAYFAKHENAPYCTDCHGSHKVIPSENENSPTFRSEVPKLCGECHKENGQAVEGTNLKETDAYYDYSTSVHGRSLEEKGLLSAAICTDCHTTHFMLKEDDERSSVNPANLAKTCGNCHKGIYDQYIDSEHGISANTEELKFPTCETCHSAHNISEVHESKFMSEISSQCGQCHEELAETYLETYHGKVYQLGYLEAARCSDCHGAHNIYRMDNPKSTISPRNIVATCSKCHTDANMKFTGYLTHATHYDKSNFPWLYYTFWAMTGLLLSVFAFFGCIHCYGYHVRSVL from the coding sequence ATGAAAAACTTGTTCAACAAGGTTGTTGAGAATGTTCTGTCACAATGTACTTCTGGTGATTTACCAGGAGTTGTAAGGACTTTTTTGCTGATTAGTTTCCTCGTAATTTCCGGATCGGTTGCTTTTGCACAATCAAACGACGATTGTGCCATGTGCCACGACGACCCGGAACTATTTACCATCGTAAACGGCCGGGAAGTTTCGAGGTACATTCCAGCCGGTATTCTCGAAAATTCGGTACACAGTTATCTCGAATGCATTTCGTGCCATACCGATGCTGATGTTGAGGAATTTCCTCATGCCGATAAGCTGCAACCTGTAAATTGTGGCGACTGTCACGACGAGGCCATGACCAAATACATGGACGGTGTTCATGGAATTTCGTATGAAGAAGGAGACAAAAATTCGCCCGACTGCGCTGAGTGTCATGGAACGCACCAAATTCTGAGCTCGGCCGATCCGCAATCACGTACCTATAAAATGAACATCCCGGTGTTGTGCGGAACCTGCCACCGTGAAGGGGCACCAGTTGCACGGGCCTACAATATAGGTGAACACAACATTGTAGAAAATTACACGCAAGGCATTCACGGTAGGGGATTATTTAATAGTGGATTGGTAGTAACTGCCACGTGTAACAATTGTCACGGCAATCACCTCATTCTCCCACACACCAATATGAACTCGAGCATTTCGGAAAAAAACATTGCGGCCACCTGTATGCAATGCCACGCTCGTATTGAGGATGTACATATAAAAATTATAGACAAAGAACTTTGGGAAAAAAGTCCGGGGGCAATTCCGGCTTGCACCGACTGCCACCCGCCCCACAAAGTAGAACTGAAAAATATTATCGAGAATATTTCAGATAAAACCTGTTTAAAGTGTCATGAGCAACCCGACATTCACAAAGTTGTGGACGACGAACAAGTTTCACTATACGTTGATGTGAATGAGTTTATTAATTCTGCACATAATAATATTACCTGTGTTAAATGCCACTCAGATGTAACCGCCAACATTGCACGCCCTTGCGAAACTTCAGATAAAGTGGACTGCTCAAGTTGTCATGCCGAAGAGTCGGATATTTACTTCCAGAGCGGACACGGGAAGGCCTACTTTGCCAAACACGAAAATGCACCGTATTGTACCGATTGCCACGGGTCGCACAAGGTTATTCCTTCCGAGAATGAAAATTCACCAACCTTCCGCTCTGAAGTTCCAAAACTTTGCGGCGAATGTCATAAGGAAAATGGGCAGGCAGTTGAAGGAACTAACCTGAAGGAAACCGACGCGTATTACGATTATTCTACCAGCGTTCACGGCCGAAGCCTTGAAGAAAAAGGACTGCTGTCGGCTGCAATTTGTACCGATTGTCACACCACCCACTTTATGCTGAAAGAAGATGACGAGCGTTCATCGGTTAATCCGGCAAACCTGGCAAAAACATGTGGAAATTGTCACAAAGGTATTTACGACCAGTACATTGATAGTGAGCACGGAATTAGCGCCAACACCGAAGAACTGAAATTCCCGACCTGCGAAACTTGTCACTCGGCCCACAATATTTCGGAGGTGCATGAAAGTAAATTTATGTCGGAAATTAGCTCGCAGTGCGGACAGTGCCACGAGGAACTGGCTGAAACCTATCTTGAAACCTATCACGGGAAAGTATATCAACTGGGCTATCTTGAAGCCGCCCGCTGTTCAGACTGTCACGGGGCGCACAATATTTACCGTATGGACAATCCAAAATCAACAATCAGTCCACGAAATATTGTTGCAACCTGTTCAAAGTGCCATACTGATGCCAATATGAAATTTACCGGCTACCTGACACACGCCACACACTACGACAAAAGCAACTTCCCATGGCTATACTATACTTTCTGGGCCATGACCGGATTACTTTTAAGCGTGTTTGCCTTTTTCGGCTGCATACATTGTTATGGATACCACGTTCGCTCGGTGCTATGA
- a CDS encoding multiheme c-type cytochrome yields the protein MNIKKVIFLLGLAIIFSTAATAQNFKYIGAAKCKMCHNKPDKGEQFKVWEAGPHATAMDALEGADKTNPTCLKCHSTAGSVDSGSLAGLKADEGVSCESCHGPGSHYKSAAIMKNKKMALSKGMTEPTEETCKACHLGEKPEGHVAPKKPWNFDEFVKVIAHDDPTTN from the coding sequence ATGAACATCAAAAAAGTAATTTTTTTATTAGGTCTTGCAATCATTTTCTCTACTGCAGCGACCGCCCAAAACTTCAAATACATTGGTGCAGCAAAATGTAAAATGTGCCATAACAAACCCGACAAAGGCGAGCAGTTTAAAGTTTGGGAAGCCGGTCCACACGCTACAGCAATGGATGCGTTGGAAGGTGCCGACAAAACAAATCCAACTTGTTTAAAATGTCACTCAACTGCAGGATCTGTTGATAGCGGTTCACTTGCAGGTCTTAAAGCTGACGAAGGTGTTTCATGCGAATCATGCCACGGACCTGGTAGTCACTACAAATCGGCTGCAATTATGAAGAACAAAAAAATGGCGCTTTCAAAAGGAATGACTGAACCAACAGAAGAAACCTGTAAAGCTTGTCACCTTGGCGAAAAACCAGAAGGACACGTAGCTCCTAAAAAACCTTGGAATTTCGACGAATTTGTGAAAGTTATTGCTCACGACGATCCTACAACAAATTAA
- a CDS encoding cytochrome b/b6 domain-containing protein, which yields MSSENKIYFYPLWLRIWHGINALGIILLIITGISMNSGFEDSIISFKLIITVHNYAGVIITLNYLLFLIGNMVTSNKKFYIVKPRNFLKRPMKQAYYYAWGMFHGMKAPYPLSEKRKFNPLQKYTYIAVMYLIVPLVIISGVGLMFPELIFNKIYNVSGVLITAVTHSAMGFFISIFLIIHLYIASIGKSPIENFRSIINGWHHV from the coding sequence ATGAGCTCAGAGAACAAAATATATTTTTACCCGCTTTGGTTACGCATTTGGCACGGTATAAATGCCTTGGGTATTATTCTTCTTATCATTACAGGAATAAGCATGAATTCTGGTTTTGAGGATTCAATTATAAGCTTTAAACTGATTATTACGGTACACAACTATGCCGGAGTAATTATTACTTTAAACTACCTGTTATTCTTAATAGGTAACATGGTAACCTCAAATAAGAAGTTTTACATTGTTAAGCCCAGGAACTTTTTGAAACGCCCGATGAAACAGGCTTACTACTACGCCTGGGGAATGTTTCACGGGATGAAAGCCCCTTACCCACTTTCGGAAAAACGAAAATTCAATCCGCTGCAAAAATATACATACATAGCCGTTATGTACCTAATTGTTCCTTTGGTAATTATTTCGGGTGTCGGATTAATGTTTCCCGAGCTGATATTTAATAAAATTTATAATGTTAGTGGTGTACTAATTACAGCAGTAACCCACTCAGCTATGGGATTTTTTATTTCAATCTTTCTGATCATCCATCTTTATATTGCATCAATTGGTAAATCACCTATCGAGAACTTCAGAAGTATTATTAATGGATGGCACCACGTTTAA
- the argB gene encoding acetylglutamate kinase, which translates to MDRLTIIKVGGKVVEEPESLDALLDQFRKISGNKLLVHGGGRTATEIAKRLGIETKMVDGRRITDADMLEVVTMVYGGLVNKKIVAGLQARDMNAVGLTGADLGLIKAHKRPIQDVDYGFVGDVDDVNARELRMLIDENVIPVVAPLTHDAKGQLLNTNADTIASELAIELSNYFKVYLFYCFEKRGVLRDPNDEASVIYDLNYKLFDEYKTDGTISEGMIPKLDNGFRAKAKGVQEILITNPENIATGRGTRLT; encoded by the coding sequence ATGGATAGGCTAACAATCATAAAAGTAGGCGGAAAAGTAGTTGAAGAACCTGAATCGTTAGATGCACTGCTCGATCAGTTTCGTAAAATTTCAGGAAATAAATTACTGGTTCACGGAGGTGGACGTACAGCTACTGAGATTGCAAAGCGACTGGGAATTGAAACCAAAATGGTTGATGGCCGCCGTATTACCGACGCCGACATGCTGGAAGTGGTTACCATGGTTTATGGAGGTTTGGTAAATAAAAAGATTGTTGCCGGATTGCAGGCACGAGACATGAATGCCGTTGGTCTTACCGGGGCCGACCTCGGCTTAATAAAAGCCCACAAACGCCCGATACAAGATGTTGATTACGGTTTTGTTGGTGATGTTGACGACGTAAATGCCCGCGAGCTTCGAATGCTAATTGATGAGAACGTTATTCCGGTTGTTGCACCACTAACTCACGATGCAAAAGGCCAGCTGCTAAATACCAATGCAGATACAATCGCTTCCGAGTTAGCCATCGAATTATCGAATTACTTTAAGGTTTACCTATTCTATTGTTTTGAGAAACGTGGTGTTTTACGCGATCCAAACGATGAAGCGTCGGTGATTTACGACCTGAACTATAAATTATTCGATGAATACAAAACCGATGGTACGATAAGTGAAGGAATGATTCCGAAGCTCGATAATGGTTTCCGCGCAAAAGCAAAAGGCGTGCAGGAAATCCTGATCACCAATCCCGAAAATATTGCAACAGGGCGCGGTACACGGCTTACCTGA
- a CDS encoding DUF5777 family beta-barrel protein, with the protein MMKKYILILIILGVTFSNSFAQEEEADPVYAFNSGILIDAQTSFIPDARTLEFVIQHKFGSLENGKSDLWGIYAPGSNVRLGLNYVPLKNFQIGAGITKKFMYTDFNAKWKVLQQKTSGMPVSFTLFGNVAVDGRNAESIGTGRTVDTKGQTMPNYIDLNDRLSYFSQAMITRKFCEGFTLQAGASFTHYNMAAWDYNHDVVGVHVSGKVKFSPQGSFIFNYDKPLKIKDITEQHTWDTHAKENLSVGVEFFTFTHAFQIYVGTAQGILPQDMMMYNQQDWTNKGLAIGFTITRIWMF; encoded by the coding sequence ATGATGAAAAAATATATATTGATTCTGATTATTTTAGGAGTAACTTTTTCCAACTCGTTTGCACAGGAAGAGGAAGCAGATCCGGTATACGCCTTTAACAGCGGCATACTGATTGATGCGCAAACATCTTTTATTCCTGACGCAAGAACTTTGGAATTTGTTATTCAACACAAATTTGGTTCTCTGGAAAACGGAAAATCAGATTTGTGGGGAATTTATGCTCCGGGTTCTAATGTACGTTTAGGACTAAATTATGTGCCACTCAAAAACTTTCAGATTGGCGCAGGTATCACCAAAAAATTTATGTACACTGATTTTAATGCAAAGTGGAAAGTACTTCAGCAAAAAACCAGTGGAATGCCGGTTTCGTTTACTTTATTTGGTAATGTAGCTGTTGATGGCAGAAATGCAGAATCGATTGGTACAGGACGAACCGTAGATACAAAAGGGCAAACCATGCCTAATTACATTGATTTGAATGACCGACTCTCTTATTTCTCGCAAGCTATGATTACCCGTAAATTTTGCGAAGGCTTTACTTTACAAGCCGGTGCAAGTTTTACACATTACAATATGGCTGCATGGGATTACAACCACGATGTTGTGGGAGTGCACGTAAGTGGTAAAGTAAAATTCTCTCCACAGGGATCTTTTATTTTCAATTACGACAAACCGCTTAAGATTAAAGATATTACCGAGCAACATACATGGGATACACACGCGAAAGAAAACCTGTCGGTGGGTGTTGAATTTTTCACATTCACTCACGCATTCCAAATATATGTTGGAACTGCACAGGGAATACTTCCGCAAGATATGATGATGTATAACCAACAAGACTGGACTAATAAAGGTTTGGCAATTGGTTTTACCATCACCCGTATCTGGATGTTCTAA
- a CDS encoding cytochrome c3 family protein encodes MKYFISLQILLFLAISFHSSGQFYDDPKSHDCLQCHSQQTYSFHNDMMDTEEKRLMNPYLIIDTLRLRAGVHQNFDCTDCHSFDYMTYPHVASLKLEPMMTCLDCHAGDESFAKYEFEKIDEEVKKSVHYQNFGDNFTCSKCHDQHYYSTTARTSSSVVEIVEISNAMCLTCHNDMKRLSLVSENQIAAVVDIHDWLPNQELHFKHVRCIECHTAVEDDLMVSHNILSRDQAVRRCAECHSANSLLKASLYKYQNLQERAEDGSALGMLSNENYVIGSHQIPILKTISLIIFFAAFAGIIIHVIFRIIIKKK; translated from the coding sequence ATGAAATATTTCATATCATTACAAATCCTGTTGTTCCTGGCTATCTCTTTTCACAGTTCCGGACAATTTTACGATGATCCAAAAAGTCACGATTGTTTGCAGTGTCACTCCCAGCAAACCTATTCATTTCATAACGATATGATGGATACTGAGGAGAAACGACTGATGAATCCGTACCTGATAATCGATACCTTGCGATTACGTGCCGGTGTTCATCAAAATTTCGACTGTACCGATTGTCACTCGTTTGATTACATGACTTATCCGCATGTGGCCTCGTTAAAACTTGAGCCAATGATGACATGTCTGGATTGCCATGCCGGCGATGAGTCGTTTGCAAAGTACGAGTTTGAAAAGATAGACGAAGAAGTTAAAAAGAGCGTACACTATCAAAATTTTGGAGATAATTTCACCTGTTCGAAATGTCACGATCAGCACTATTACTCAACAACAGCGCGAACTAGCAGCAGTGTTGTTGAAATTGTTGAAATCAGTAACGCGATGTGTTTAACGTGCCATAACGATATGAAAAGATTAAGTTTGGTTTCTGAGAATCAAATAGCAGCAGTTGTTGATATTCACGATTGGCTACCTAACCAGGAGCTCCATTTCAAACATGTACGTTGTATCGAGTGTCATACAGCCGTTGAAGACGACTTAATGGTTTCGCACAATATTCTTTCTAGAGATCAGGCGGTGCGCCGTTGCGCCGAATGTCACTCTGCTAATTCATTGCTAAAAGCATCGTTATACAAATACCAAAATCTGCAGGAAAGAGCCGAAGACGGAAGTGCACTAGGAATGCTCTCGAATGAAAATTACGTGATTGGATCGCACCAAATTCCAATTTTGAAAACAATAAGTTTGATCATCTTTTTTGCAGCATTTGCAGGAATTATCATCCACGTAATATTTAGAATTATCATCAAAAAGAAATAA